From the genome of Thermodesulfobacteriota bacterium:
GGCAGTAAAGAACGCCAGATATTTCACCATTTTCCCCTGGCCGGATATCCCGCCCAGGCGGTTTCTCAATATGCCGGATAACTGCTCCCAGGCGTAGACAAACTGCTGTCTGACCAGATCATTACCGGCGGTTTTATCGTTCACCGCCCGGACAAAACCATAGCGGAGCTCCAGCAGGGTTTCCAACAGGCGCTGCCGTTCTTCGTCCGTCAATTGCCCCTGCAGAAGTGTTCCCATCTGGTAGATCAGAAAAGCATCCCATAACTCCCAGAGTTCCGACACCCGTTCCATCTCCTCGGCCGACAGTTCCAGGGGCGGTTCTTCCGCTGCCGGCGGCGGTGTCTCAATGATCATGGACAGCGTCAGGCGGATCGCGTCCGGGTCCACGCGCAGGTCGCTGACTTTCAGCGACGACAACAGTTGATCCAGTTGCGCTTTGTTTTCCCGGGCAAAGAAAGAGGGCAGGATCGCCCTGATTTCATCCATGGGAAGATCCAGATCAAAGGCGAGGTCACTGAAAAAGTCCCGGATATGGTCCTGAATCATTTCAACAACGGCCGGGTCAATGGCCACCGGTTTGCGGCTGGCGGCATACAGGCGCGAATCCACCACTTTCAGACGGACGCTGGTTCCTTTTTCGTCCAGGATGACCCGCTGATACAGCTCGATGTACCCCTCCCATTTGAACACATCTATGGGGGCGCCCAGCAGGCGGGCGCCCTGCTTGACCTGGATACTGCTGCCGGTGACGATTAACCCGTTTTCGGAACGGATTTCCGGATTCCAGATGGCGATGTAGGTGGAGTTTATCCCCGTCTTTTCGTCCACGATAACGGCCCGGCCGCCCGGCTGGTCATAGAGCTGCTCATTCAAGGCCATGCGGATAAGGGCGTAATCCAGGGTGAGGGGGATCGTCACGGTTTCCGCGGCGGCCCGGGCGGTGCCGGGGATAGTCATCCACATGAAAAGCGCCAGGTTGAGGAGAAGGTATTTGTGTTTCATCGCTTCAGTTTTCTGCCTGATAATGCAGGGGCGTCCTTCAGGCCGCGCCTGCTACGGCCTTTCCTTGTCGAAAAAAAGGCAATCCGGTTTGACCGGTTTAAAATCCTTCCAGTTTGGAAATGATCTCACACATGATTTCGTCAGCGCCGCCGCCGATGGAAATCAGCCGGGAATCCCGGAAGGCCCGTGAAATGGCCATTTCATTCATGTAACCCATGCCGCCGTGCATCTGCAGGCAGCCGTCCATGACCTTGTTGAGCAGCCGGGCGCCGAACAGTTTGGCCATGGAAATCTCTTTGGTGACGTCCTGGCCGGCTGTTTTCAATCGCACGATATGATAGGTCAATTGCCGCATGGCCTCTATTTCGGACAGCCACAGGGCCAGGCGATGCTGCAGGACCTGCTTCTTGATCAGGGGCTTGCCGAAAACAATTCGCTGCTTCAGAAATTTCACGGTTTCATCGATCACGCGTCGGGTTGAAATATAGCAGCCGGGCAGGGCGGAGAATCGTTCATGCTGAAACTGCTGCATCTGGTAAATGAACCCTTCCCCTTCCTGGCCGATGAGGTTTTCAGCGGGAATCCTCAGGTTGTCGAAGAAGAGCTCGGCCGTGTCGCTGCTGCGCATGCCCATCTTGTCCAGTTTCTTGCTGACATGAAAACCCGGCAGGTTGGTGGGCACGACAAACAGCCCGAAGGAATGGTATCCGGGCGTTTCGCTGGTCCTGGCCAGCAGGGTCAGAAAATCGGCCTGGGTGCCGTTGGTGATGTAGGTTTTGGAGCCGTTGATGACGTAAGAATCGCCGTCTTTTCTGGCGAAGGTTTTTATGGCCGCCACGTCCGAACCGGCATCGGGTTCCGTCACCGCGATGGACGCCACCATGTCGCCGGCGATGGCCGGTTTTAAATACGTTTCCTTGAGATGTTCGCTGCCGAACTGATCAATCGCCGGGGTGGCCATGTTGGTCTGAACCAGGATGGCCATGGGAACGCCGCCGCAGTTGATCAGGGACAGCTCTTCGATGAAGACCAGTTCGTACCAGTAGTCCAGTCCCATGCCGCCGTATTTCTGATCGTAACGGATTCCCAGAAAGCCGAGATCGCCCATTTTTTTAAACAGCTCATGAAGGGGAGCAATCCCTTTTTCCTCCCATTCGTCCACGTAAGGATTGATCTCCTTGTTCACAAAATCCCGAACTGCCTTGCGGACCATTTCGTGATCCTTGGTGAAATACATCTCGTTGCCCATGGGGTTCCCTTTCTGTATTTGGTTTAACGTATAAAACCAACATCACTTTCCGGTGAGGCGGTCTTTCCAGACGTTACGGTCATTATATATATCCGAATACCGCGGATCATCAAGCTTTTTAATGCCGCTCAACCCTCAACC
Proteins encoded in this window:
- a CDS encoding transglycosylase SLT domain-containing protein — protein: MKHKYLLLNLALFMWMTIPGTARAAAETVTIPLTLDYALIRMALNEQLYDQPGGRAVIVDEKTGINSTYIAIWNPEIRSENGLIVTGSSIQVKQGARLLGAPIDVFKWEGYIELYQRVILDEKGTSVRLKVVDSRLYAASRKPVAIDPAVVEMIQDHIRDFFSDLAFDLDLPMDEIRAILPSFFARENKAQLDQLLSSLKVSDLRVDPDAIRLTLSMIIETPPPAAEEPPLELSAEEMERVSELWELWDAFLIYQMGTLLQGQLTDEERQRLLETLLELRYGFVRAVNDKTAGNDLVRQQFVYAWEQLSGILRNRLGGISGQGKMVKYLAFFTAADVLSALDKLGPTLGIEISRDGLIRMAQLISDQEIDLGYSLAVDDNLRKLMGFAPSMDESGPAYHGLEIPLPEEGEPVPPQKDELAPAQEGEPAPPQEVEPTPPQETAPAPPVEVITGFILRLLIAPAYAEEAPAPPDLEALKQWLAPKDNLGPYLARVRQVLEKTADEALANNKLDASLQPMYRLMIMATAWQESCWRQFITVKGNMTPLLSYNQSSVGLMQINQRIWRGFYKVESLRWNIEYNAKAGAEILAHYLKDYALKKMDPANPLSHDLLSRALYAMYNGGPGDFKKFLQRNQTQTFYESDKLFWDKYSMAKAGELEKVSICLTGK
- a CDS encoding acyl-CoA dehydrogenase family protein, encoding MYFTKDHEMVRKAVRDFVNKEINPYVDEWEEKGIAPLHELFKKMGDLGFLGIRYDQKYGGMGLDYWYELVFIEELSLINCGGVPMAILVQTNMATPAIDQFGSEHLKETYLKPAIAGDMVASIAVTEPDAGSDVAAIKTFARKDGDSYVINGSKTYITNGTQADFLTLLARTSETPGYHSFGLFVVPTNLPGFHVSKKLDKMGMRSSDTAELFFDNLRIPAENLIGQEGEGFIYQMQQFQHERFSALPGCYISTRRVIDETVKFLKQRIVFGKPLIKKQVLQHRLALWLSEIEAMRQLTYHIVRLKTAGQDVTKEISMAKLFGARLLNKVMDGCLQMHGGMGYMNEMAISRAFRDSRLISIGGGADEIMCEIISKLEGF